In Fusarium verticillioides 7600 chromosome 4, whole genome shotgun sequence, the following proteins share a genomic window:
- a CDS encoding oligomeric Golgi complex subunit 6, translating to MAPTDRPLSLKSLPMRDASVSGLLAPDGYPQTPSTPRGITPLTSKVTSVLSTTHSDTEFRDALALLDGRGIQNDAETRRRVRLDLQKEVIDSNGEVIAEFGRVAEQLRRIKTTIDKLNNGYEDMKNQVVEAHRQTLPALSEASSLLDQKRQVEVKQELLGAFKKHFVMSENEVAALTQTAEPVDDRFFDALSKAKKISKDCEILLGFEKQTLGLELMEQTSKNINLGFQKLYKWIQREFKTLNLENPQMNSSIRRGLRVLAERPSLFQNCLDFFSEARERILSDSFYVALTGASPSGTEDPSVKPIDMLAHDPLRYVGDMLAWIHSATVSEREALEVLFVAEGEELAKGFKSGRDAEIWRLIAEDDEAEADFNALKALNDLVDRDISGAARVLRQRMEQVIQANEDTIPAYKLANLINFYRITFQKTLGPNSNLVELIGGLETEALRQFRALVRDHIATLQGEFQHAPLDLGPPAFLQDSLKQLKAISKTYDSSLSTSEDRESEFESVLSEAFEPFMSGCENMAKNMNAQNGAIFLINCISFAIACLEPFEFTQRRTKRLRAKSDDAAKGLIASQYQFLRKGSGLDAIFTKLEEDDDKNASLLEEKELAEASQTLDDFLPSALMDAMDNLKHLQDSKLARQITEEAAEQFCNDFEQLEEVITEGDDESVDTEEDEGLRSVFPRTTAEIRVLLS from the exons ATGGCACCTACAGATCGCCCATTGTCATTGAAGAGCCTACCTATGAGAGATGCCTCTGTTTCGGGACTCCTTGCTCCAGATGGCTATCCACAAACTCCCTCGACACCGAGAGGGATCACTCCGCTTACATCCAAAGTGACCAGTGTCCTTTCGACGACTCATTCTGATACAGAGTTTCGAGacgctctcgctcttcttgatggacGTGGGATCCAAAACGATGCCGAAACTCGTCGACGTGTTCGATTAGACCTACAAAAAGAAGTCATTGACAGTAATGGAGAAGTTATTGCCGAATTTGGGCGGGTTGCAGAG CAACTTCGGCGTATCAAAACGACCATTGACAAGCTTAACAATGGTTACGAGGACATGAAAAACCAAGTTGTCGAAGCTCATAGGCAGACATTGCCTGCACTCTCCGAGGCATCCTCTCTCTTGGACCAAAAGAGACAGGTTGAGGTGAAGCAAGAGCTGCTCGGTGCCTTCAAGAAACATTTTGTCATGTCGGAGAATGAGGTTGCCGCACTTACTCAAACAGCCGAGCCAGTAGATGACCGCTTCTTCGATGCTTTAAGCAAAGCGAAAAAGATAAGCAAGGATTGCGAGATACTCCTTGGGTTCGAGAAACAGACTCTGGGTCTAGAACTGATGGAGCAGACGTCGAAGAACATCAATCTTGGTTTCCAAAAGCTTTACAAATGGATACAGCGAGAGTTCAAGACACTGAATCTCGAAAATCCACAGATGAACTCATCAATTCGCCGGGGATTGCGAGTTCTTGCCGAAAGGCCGTCACTGTTCCAAAACTgcctcgacttcttctccgaGGCTCGAGAACGAATCCTTTCAGACTCCTTCTATGTCGCTTTGACAGGTGCCTCGCCCTCTGGTACAGAAGATCCCTCTGTCAAGCCCATCGACATGCTGGCACATGATCCGCTACGCTACGTGGGTGACATGCTGGCTTGGATACATTCAGCCACTGTCAGTGAACGTGAGGCATTGGAGGTTTTGTTTGTCGCAGAGGGGGAAGAACTTGCCAAGGGTTTCAAATCCGGCCGAGACGCAGAGATCTGGCGCCTAATTGcagaggacgatgaggccgaggctgaCTTTAATGCGCTTAAGGCACTGAACGACCTAGTCGACCGCGACATCTCTGGAGCGGCCCGCGTGCTTCGCCAAAGGATGGAGCAGGTGATCCAAGCCAACGAAGACACCATACCCGCCTATAAACTCGCAAATCTGATCAATTTTTACCGGATCACTTTCCAAAAAACGCTCGGTCCCAACTCCAATTTGGTAGAGTTGATTGGAGGCCTGGAAACAGAGGCCTTACGCCAGTTCCGAGCACTTGTCAGAGATCACATTGCAACTCTACAGGGAGAATTCCAGCACGCTCCATTAGACCTTGGCCCACCTGCATTTTTACAAGATTCgctcaaacagctcaaggccatcagcAAAACTTACGACTCCTCCTTATCGACATCGGAGGATCGCGAGAGCGAGTTCGAGAGTGTGCTTTCAGAAGCCTTTGAACCGTTCATGTCGGGTTGTGAAAACATGGCTAAGAACATGAATGCCCAGAACGGTGCGATCTTCCTGATTAATTGTATATCTTTTGCGATAGCATGTCTAGAGCCGTTCGAATTCACACAACGTCGTACTAAACGACTGCGAGCGAAGTCAGATGATGCAGCTAAAGGACTAATAGCAAGTCAATACCAGTTCCTTCGAAAGGGGTCAGGGTTGGACGCAATTTTCAcgaagctggaggaggatgacgacaAGAACGCTTCATTgttggaagagaaagagCTCGCTGAAGCAAGCCAGACATTGGATGACTTTCTACCATCAGCACTCATGGACGCCATGGATAATTTGAAGCACCTGCAGGATTCGAAGTTGGCTCGACAAATTACGGAGGAGGCAGCAGAACAGTTCTGCAATGACTTTGAacagcttgaagaggttATTACTGAGGGGGATGATGAATCTGTTGATacagaagaggacgaaggTCTGCGGTCGGTTTTCCCTAGAACAACCGCCGAGATTCGCGTGTTACTTTCATAG
- a CDS encoding oligomeric Golgi complex subunit 6, with amino-acid sequence MAPTDRPLSLKSLPMRDASVSGLLAPDGYPQTPSTPRGITPLTSKVTSVLSTTHSDTEFRDALALLDGRGIQNDAETRRRVRLDLQKEVIDSNGEVIAEFGRVAEQLRRIKTTIDKLNNGYEDMKNQVVEAHRQTLPALSEASSLLDQKRQVEVKQELLGAFKKHFVMSENEVAALTQTAEPVDDRFFDALSKAKKISKDCEILLGFEKQTLGLELMEQTSKNINLGFQKLYKWIQREFKTLNLENPQMNSSIRRGLRVLAERPSLFQNCLDFFSEARERILSDSFYVALTGASPSGTEDPSVKPIDMLAHDPLRYVGDMLAWIHSATVSEREALEVLFVAEGEELAKGFKSGRDAEIWRLIAEDDEAEADFNALKALNDLVDRDISGAARVLRQRMEQVIQANEDTIPAYKLANLINFYRITFQKTLGPNSNLVELIGGLETEALRQFRALVRDHIATLQGEFQHAPLDLGPPAFLQDSLKQLKAISKTYDSSLSTSEDRESEFESVLSEAFEPFMSGCENMAKNMNAQNVPSKGVRVGRNFHEAGGG; translated from the exons ATGGCACCTACAGATCGCCCATTGTCATTGAAGAGCCTACCTATGAGAGATGCCTCTGTTTCGGGACTCCTTGCTCCAGATGGCTATCCACAAACTCCCTCGACACCGAGAGGGATCACTCCGCTTACATCCAAAGTGACCAGTGTCCTTTCGACGACTCATTCTGATACAGAGTTTCGAGacgctctcgctcttcttgatggacGTGGGATCCAAAACGATGCCGAAACTCGTCGACGTGTTCGATTAGACCTACAAAAAGAAGTCATTGACAGTAATGGAGAAGTTATTGCCGAATTTGGGCGGGTTGCAGAG CAACTTCGGCGTATCAAAACGACCATTGACAAGCTTAACAATGGTTACGAGGACATGAAAAACCAAGTTGTCGAAGCTCATAGGCAGACATTGCCTGCACTCTCCGAGGCATCCTCTCTCTTGGACCAAAAGAGACAGGTTGAGGTGAAGCAAGAGCTGCTCGGTGCCTTCAAGAAACATTTTGTCATGTCGGAGAATGAGGTTGCCGCACTTACTCAAACAGCCGAGCCAGTAGATGACCGCTTCTTCGATGCTTTAAGCAAAGCGAAAAAGATAAGCAAGGATTGCGAGATACTCCTTGGGTTCGAGAAACAGACTCTGGGTCTAGAACTGATGGAGCAGACGTCGAAGAACATCAATCTTGGTTTCCAAAAGCTTTACAAATGGATACAGCGAGAGTTCAAGACACTGAATCTCGAAAATCCACAGATGAACTCATCAATTCGCCGGGGATTGCGAGTTCTTGCCGAAAGGCCGTCACTGTTCCAAAACTgcctcgacttcttctccgaGGCTCGAGAACGAATCCTTTCAGACTCCTTCTATGTCGCTTTGACAGGTGCCTCGCCCTCTGGTACAGAAGATCCCTCTGTCAAGCCCATCGACATGCTGGCACATGATCCGCTACGCTACGTGGGTGACATGCTGGCTTGGATACATTCAGCCACTGTCAGTGAACGTGAGGCATTGGAGGTTTTGTTTGTCGCAGAGGGGGAAGAACTTGCCAAGGGTTTCAAATCCGGCCGAGACGCAGAGATCTGGCGCCTAATTGcagaggacgatgaggccgaggctgaCTTTAATGCGCTTAAGGCACTGAACGACCTAGTCGACCGCGACATCTCTGGAGCGGCCCGCGTGCTTCGCCAAAGGATGGAGCAGGTGATCCAAGCCAACGAAGACACCATACCCGCCTATAAACTCGCAAATCTGATCAATTTTTACCGGATCACTTTCCAAAAAACGCTCGGTCCCAACTCCAATTTGGTAGAGTTGATTGGAGGCCTGGAAACAGAGGCCTTACGCCAGTTCCGAGCACTTGTCAGAGATCACATTGCAACTCTACAGGGAGAATTCCAGCACGCTCCATTAGACCTTGGCCCACCTGCATTTTTACAAGATTCgctcaaacagctcaaggccatcagcAAAACTTACGACTCCTCCTTATCGACATCGGAGGATCGCGAGAGCGAGTTCGAGAGTGTGCTTTCAGAAGCCTTTGAACCGTTCATGTCGGGTTGTGAAAACATGGCTAAGAACATGAATGCCCAGAACG TTCCTTCGAAAGGGGTCAGGGTTGGACGCAATTTTCAcgaagctggaggaggatga
- a CDS encoding adenosinetriphosphatase — translation MLRNRALAVLQKTYDDSYLSCSTAIYYEGQGNEIEAMRHWRAALDQIYDYNANRAPPAYGPRTDTEKALQEALKQLELQCKERIDLLEALRISRQEETTTPQQSAGKLTKRPSMPEGRGSLGQGTITAMQYSELSRPTLPHRPSQPRRTSSELAIVDGPSTHLDPNTAFPSLSRSASPGGPALPSRPNKTLRTPSPEKHTMRTTLRSGKLGEKPTKPRKPAKPLAEGSSKAATLAWSALSSRERFARGTQSESTPATASPSSRTSLDQIRRPVPTQWDSHSRRLVVPKDRDLDGEPSGNTRHSDEYCYARPSMLSVTAASSALNSSSYQDLPPSDAYTNRMDRLPNSRNGFASPSPRKVSRQERANDTETGDDSGEASERRSVSNNLPTRSPAARQPGRSLKPSRPHAESRDRSRRRERKVRQVSTSSASDDDTNGTSSRPRRMKEKEAPIEAGSQEDDSEGSESEALEKSPDDMSEWKKKKKQILKNLPAGVDAAAAKQILNDIVVQGDEVHWSDVAGLEIAKNALRETVVYPFLRPDLFMGLREPARGMLLFGPPGTGKTMLARAVATESKSTFFSISASSLTSKYLGESEKLVRALFGLARTLAPSIIFVDEIDSLLSQRSGSGEHEATMRIKTEFLIQWSDLQRAAAGREATEKDKERGDANRVLVLAATNLPWAIDEAARRRFVRRQYIPLPEPTTRETQLRTLLGQQKHDLSNDDILKLVELTDGFSGSDITALAKDAAMGPLRSLGEALLHMTMDEIRPIQLSDFEASLTTIRPSVSKAGLKEYEDWATEFGERGG, via the exons ATGTTACGAAACAGGGCCCTGGCTGTTTTGCAGAAGACCTACGATGATAGTTATCTAAGTTGCTCAACTGCTATCTACTATGAAGGCCAG GGTAATGAGATAGAAGCCATGCGACATTGGCGAGCTGCCCTGGATCAGATCTATGATTACAACGCAAATCGGGCACCCCCCGCATATGGCCCACGTACAGACACCGAGAAAGCCTTACAAGAGGCACTGAAACAGCTGGAATTACAATGTAAAGAACGAATTGATCTCCTGGAAGCTCTGAGGATCTCACGGCAAGAAGAGACGACTACCCCGCAACAATCAGCCGGCAAGTTGACAAAGCGACCAAGTATGCCCGAGGGAAGAGGTTCCCTTGGACAGGGCACAATCACCGCCATGCAGTATTCTGAGCTATCACGGCCAACCCTTCCACACCGTCCATCACAGCCTCGACGTACATCATCAGAACTTGCTATCGTGGATGGACCCAGCACACATCTAGATCCAAACACGGCGTTCCCGTCGCTCTCTCGATCTGCATCGCCTGGAGGACCAGCCCTACCATCGAGACCGAACAAGACTTTACGGACACCAAGTCCAGAAAAGCACACCATGAGGACGACTTTACGTTCCGGTAAATTAGGAGAAAAGCCCACCAAGCCACGAAAGCCAGCAAAGCCACTCGCCGAAGGATCAAGCAAAGCAGCGACTTTGGCATGGAGCGCGCTCAGTTCAAGGGAAAGATTCGCAAGGGGGACCCAGTCTGAGTCCactccagcaacagcgagCCCTAGCTCTCGCACTTCCTTGGATCAAATTCGCAGACCAGTACCAACGCAATGGGACAGCCACTCGAGACGTTTGGTTGTGCCAAAGGACCGCGATCTTGATGGAGAACCTTCAGGAAATACACGACACTCTGATGAGTACTGTTACGCCCGCCCATCCATGCTATCGGTCACTGCTGCTTCCAGTGCTCTAAATTCGTCTTCGTATCAAGATTTACCTCCATCAGATGCTTACACAAATCGAATGGATCGACTGCCCAACTCGCGTAACGGATTcgcttcaccatcaccacgCAAGGTGTCGAGGCAAGAGCGAGCCAACGATACTGAGACCGGCGACGATTCTGGAGAAGCATCAGAGAGGAGAAGTGTGTCAAACAACTTACCAACTCGTAGTCCAGCAGCGAGACAGCCTGGAAGATCTTTGAAACCCTCGAGGCCGCATGCTGAGAGCAGAGATAGGTCAAGGCGGCGTGAACGTAAGGTTCGGCAAGTCTCCACCTCAAGCGCCTCTGACGATGACACGAATGGGACAAGTTCCAGACCGCGTCGaatgaaggagaaagaggctCCTATAGAAGCCGGttcccaagaagatgattcCGAAGGGTCTGAATCAGAGGCTTTGGAAAAGTCTCCTGACGATATGAGTGAAtggaaaaaaaagaagaagcaaatTTTGAAAAACCTGCccgctggtgttgatgcaGCTGCCGCGAAGCAAATATTGAACGATATTGTCGTTCAAGGTGACGAAGTTCATTGGAGTGATGTGGCTGGTCTTGAAATTGCAAAGAACGCACTTCGAGAGACTGTTGTTTATCCATTTTTACGACCCGATCTTTTCATGGGCCTCCGAGAACCAGCCAGAGGAATGCTCCTATTTGGACCGCCAGGAACAGGAAAGACTATGCTCGCGCGGGCTGTGGCAACAGAGTCTAAGTCAACATTCTTTTCGATTTCAGCAAGCAGCCTGACAAGCAAGTACTTGGGCGAGTCAGAAAAGCTCGTTCGAGCTCTTTTTGGATTGGCCCGGACACTGGCACCCAGTATTATCTTTGTGGACGAGATCGACTCGCTGCTTTCACAGAGATCAGGGTCTGGAGAGCACGAAGCCACGATGAGGATCAAGACAGAGTTTCTTATTCAGTGGAGCGATCTTCAGcgtgctgctgctggaagagaagcgaccgagaaagacaaggaaagGGGGGACGCCAACCGAGTCCTTGTGTTAGCGGCGACGAACCTCCCCTGGGCAATTGACGAGGCGGCTCGAAGACGTTTTGTGCGACGGCAATACATCCCGTTACCTGAACCGACCACTCGCGAGACACAGCTCAGGACCCTTCTGGGCCAGCAGAAACACGACTTGTCTAATGATGATATCCTCAAGTTGGTGGAATTGACAGATG GCTTTTCAGGTTCAGACATTAcggccttggccaaggaTGCAGCCATGGGACCATTGCGATCCCTTGGAGAGGCACTGTTACACATGACCATGGATGAGATCCGGCCAATTCAATTGTCCGATTTCGAGGCGAGTTTGACGACCATAAGGCCGAGTGTCAGTAAGGCTGGTCTAAAAGAGTACGAAGACTGGGCGACAGAGTTTGGAGAAAGGGGAGGATAG
- a CDS encoding ribosomal RNA small subunit methyltransferase NEP1 — MSSPERRTAGVKRPRTQSLPPPSLPQLVAEQSTPIPPTDKDSQRLIVVLSNASLETYKASHGGTSRNREDKYSLLNSDEHIGVMRKMNRDISDARPDITHQCLLTLLDSPINKAGKLQIYIHTAKGVLIEVSPSVRIPRTFKRFAGLMVQLLHRLSIRSTNSNEKLLRVIQNPITDHLPPNCRKVTLSFDAPLVKVREYVETVDSKDSICVFVGAMAKGEDNFADALVDEKISISNYSLSASVACSKFCHAAEDVWDIM, encoded by the exons atgtcttcgCCCGAGCGTCGAACTGCTGGAGTCAAGCGACCTC GCACACAatccctccctccccccTCGCTTCCTCAGTTGGTTGCCGAGCAGAGCACTCCCATCCCTCCCACAGACAAGGACTCTCAGCGTCTGATCGTCGTCCTATCCAATGCCAGTCTTGAGACGTACAAGGCTTCTCACGGAGGCACCAGCCGCAACCGTGAGGACAAGTACTCCCTGCTCAACAGCGATGAGCACATCGGTGTCATGCGCAAGATGAATCGGGACATTAGTGATGCTCGTCCCGACATCACCCATCAG TGTTTACTGACCCTTCTGGATTCGCCCATCAACAAGGCCGGCAAGCTCCAGATCTACATCCATACTGCCAAGGGTGTCTTGATCGAGGTCTCGCCCTCAGTCCGTATTCCACGAACATTCAAGCGATTTGCCGGTCTGATGGTGCAACTCTTGCACCGTCTGTCCATCCGCTCCACCAACTCTAACGAGAAGCTGCTCCGGGTGATCCAGAACCCCATCACTGACCACTTGCCTCCCAACTGCCGCAAGGTTACTCTGAGTTTCGATGCGCCACTTGTCAAGGTTCGTGAGTATGTTGAAACCGTGGATTCCAAGGACAGCATCTGTGTCTTCGTTGGCGCTATGGCCAAGGGTGAGGATAACTTCGCCGATGCgcttgttgacgagaagatctCCATCAGCAACTACTCTCTATCTGCTAGTGTTGCTTGCAGCAAGTTCTGCCACGCGGCTGAAGATGTCTGGGACATTATGTAA
- a CDS encoding ribosomal RNA small subunit methyltransferase NEP1 gives MSENIGTQSLPPPSLPQLVAEQSTPIPPTDKDSQRLIVVLSNASLETYKASHGGTSRNREDKYSLLNSDEHIGVMRKMNRDISDARPDITHQCLLTLLDSPINKAGKLQIYIHTAKGVLIEVSPSVRIPRTFKRFAGLMVQLLHRLSIRSTNSNEKLLRVIQNPITDHLPPNCRKVTLSFDAPLVKVREYVETVDSKDSICVFVGAMAKGEDNFADALVDEKISISNYSLSASVACSKFCHAAEDVWDIM, from the exons ATGTCGGAAAATATAGGCACACAatccctccctccccccTCGCTTCCTCAGTTGGTTGCCGAGCAGAGCACTCCCATCCCTCCCACAGACAAGGACTCTCAGCGTCTGATCGTCGTCCTATCCAATGCCAGTCTTGAGACGTACAAGGCTTCTCACGGAGGCACCAGCCGCAACCGTGAGGACAAGTACTCCCTGCTCAACAGCGATGAGCACATCGGTGTCATGCGCAAGATGAATCGGGACATTAGTGATGCTCGTCCCGACATCACCCATCAG TGTTTACTGACCCTTCTGGATTCGCCCATCAACAAGGCCGGCAAGCTCCAGATCTACATCCATACTGCCAAGGGTGTCTTGATCGAGGTCTCGCCCTCAGTCCGTATTCCACGAACATTCAAGCGATTTGCCGGTCTGATGGTGCAACTCTTGCACCGTCTGTCCATCCGCTCCACCAACTCTAACGAGAAGCTGCTCCGGGTGATCCAGAACCCCATCACTGACCACTTGCCTCCCAACTGCCGCAAGGTTACTCTGAGTTTCGATGCGCCACTTGTCAAGGTTCGTGAGTATGTTGAAACCGTGGATTCCAAGGACAGCATCTGTGTCTTCGTTGGCGCTATGGCCAAGGGTGAGGATAACTTCGCCGATGCgcttgttgacgagaagatctCCATCAGCAACTACTCTCTATCTGCTAGTGTTGCTTGCAGCAAGTTCTGCCACGCGGCTGAAGATGTCTGGGACATTATGTAA
- a CDS encoding hypothetical protein (At least one base has a quality score < 10), giving the protein MTLPFVEVSHLAQSSSFYSATLQLIGLRFLNESREQNSSIGTITYGIPAGAGKSGGKRGDDQKGGTPVLQIREVSRPFEPVKLSTLVFAVPSTDAVIGFHDCAFTANPWLSIQTDGDPIYPGGPSPRPRLGFEGGQTPRGATVRDLDGNTIRVVYQQPTCPRDYFGRIIEWTYDGTTAQPNRNRSLSQPQLQPIASARSSSSSINGQSPFQPRQSPAKHGPNTVTAAEMTQRAASRADEDEPVSVSPRQSSNNNGLSTTTVVGAILGVAAAGAALTYGFASHNAKERERKPRQEYEPPSLPRRSTFPEKAPTVHKLHNDERRITYADYPPTASQYPPKALPYRGHGGFAPQDMYPEGYPFQKHMQNDYAPRKMHHESYPPRNLGYVEDDSSEDSPIEGVRPIQYLTQAPYRVGKIHGQTNPRPEVGAEPGV; this is encoded by the coding sequence ATGACACTACCATTCGTTGAGGTGTCACATTTGGCAcagtcttcatctttctACTCGGCAACTCTTCAGCTCATCGGCCTGCGCTTCTTGAACGAATCACGCGAACAGAACTCGTCCATTGGGACTATTACTTACGGAATTCCAGCTGGAGCCGGCAAGTCTGGAGGCAAACGTGGTGACGACCAAAAAGGTGGCACGCCAGTTCTGCAGATCCGCGAGGTTTCTCGACCGTTCGAACCTGTCAAGCTCTCGACTCTGGTCTTTGCGGTACCGTCCACTGATGCAGTGATCGGCTTCCACGACTGCGCCTTCACCGCGAATCCGTGGCTGAGTATTCAAACTGACGGTGACCCAATCTATCCTGGCGGCCCCAGCCCCAGACCTCGTTTAGGCTTTGAAGGCGGTCAAACCCCAAGAGGAGCAACAGTACGCGACCTTGACGGCAACACCATTCGGGTTGTTTATCAACAGCCTACTTGTCCTCGGGATTATTTTGGTCGAATTATCGAATGGACTTATGACGGTACCACCGCCCAGCCAAACAGGAATCGATCTCTTTCAcaacctcagcttcagcctaTTGCCTCCGCAcgctcgtcttcttcttccataaACGGACAGTCACCCTTTCAGCCCCGTCAGTCTCCTGCCAAACACGGCCCCAATACCGTCACAGCCGCAGAGATGACTCAGCGTGCTGCCTCTCGtgccgatgaggacgaaCCCGTGTCTGTTTCCCCTCGCCAaagctccaacaacaacggcCTAAGTACTACCACGGTCGTCGGTGCCATCCTCggagttgctgctgctggcgctgcCCTCACGTATGGCTTTGCAAGCCACAATGCTAAGGAGCGAGAACGAAAACCAAGACAGGAGTATGAGCCCCCGTCGCTCCCACGACGCTCAACCTTCCCCGAGAAGGCCCCCACGGTTCATAAACTACACAATGACGAGCGCCGCATCACCTACGCAGACTATCCGCCCACAGCGTCACAATACCCGCCCAAGGCGCTCCCTTATCGAGGACATGGCGGCTTTGCCCCTCAGGATATGTATCCGGAGGGATATCCTTTCCAGAAACACATGCAGAATGACTATGCTCCCCGCAAGATGCATCACGAATCGTATCCGCCGAGGAATCTCGGTTACGTAGAAGACGACAGCAGTGAGGATTCGCCGATAGAGGGGGTCCGCCCCATTCAATACCTGACGCAAGCCCCTTACAGAGTGGGGAAAATCCATGGTCAAACGAATCCCAGGCCAGAAGTCGGAGCAGAACCCGGAGTGTAG
- a CDS encoding cystathionine gamma-synthase, whose product MPEIGLGESIPPDTAHAVSVSLPTWKANVGYEEGEDWVVNRMTTGYPRFFVHKGIQAFAKDIVDRYGSPGQQAMLFPTPRVASRCQDFILQRISPELASQVRIIDFTLDKSKELSPVLKKLTSTISAVVYPSEVFPIAKQYWQHTGEGTSSRRAEFCHGLFRDDLLIPAARSRTPPEASQGRPFRGPRRYTRPGSIDGVSSPAPSTPKQPSPETPVESLESSRFLEERFGRNLDLSMVERAKSAIRRRIAGAMAHDVDLNNGPLPAMTSNTRGMPNLEENDVYLYPAGMNAIFNAHRALLHAREPAQSINFGFPYVDTLKILQKFGPGCLFYGHASAEDLDDLEARLKNGERFLGLFCEFPGNPLLTCPDLTRIRKLADEYDFAVVVDETIGTFANINVLPVADVVVSSLTKIFSGDSNVMGGGLVLNPDSKNYRTLKATMNEIYEDNYWPEDVIFMERNSRDFESRVVRINANSDAICEVLRTHPLVKSIYYPKYNDSKSHYEKVRLPDGGYGGLLSVVFQQKEHAQAFFDALPLAKGPSLGTNFTLASPYVLLAHYQELDWAEQFGVDPYLVRVSVGLEETTELQDTFTNALKAAEAVSVTS is encoded by the exons ATGCCAGAGATTGGCTTGGGCGAGTCCATTCCTCCCGACACGGCACAT GCCGTCAGTGTCTCTTTGCCAACATGGAAAGCAAATGTCGGATacgaagagggcgaggactGGGTTGTGAACCGTATGACGACGGGCTACCCTCG ATTCTTTGTCCATAAAGGTATCCAGGCTTTCGCCAAAGACATTGTTGATCGCTATGGCAGTCCTGGTCAACAGGCCATGCTCTTCCCTACACCGCGAGTGGCAAGCCGCTGTCAAgacttcatcctccagcGAATCTCTCCTGAGCTGGCGAGTCAGGTCCGCATCATTGACTTTACTCTGGACAAGTCAAAGGAGCTCTCGCCtgtgctcaagaagctcacgTCCACCATCTCAGCTGTGGTTTACCCCTCTGAGGTATTTCCTATCGCCAAGCAGTACTGGCAGCACACTGGCGAGGGTACGTCCAGTAGACGTGCTGAGTTCTGCCACGGCCTGTTCAGAGATGACCTCCTCATCCCAGCTGCTCGGTCACGGACTCCTCCTGAAGCCTCGCAAGGCAGACCTTTCCGCGGCCCAAGGCGCTATACTCGCCCAGGCTCAATCGATGGTGTCTCTTCTCCGGCCCCTTCGACACCCAAGCAACCTTCGCCCGAGACTCCTGTTGAGTCTCTCGAGAGCTCACGTTTCCTTGAAGAGCGCTTCGGTAGAAACCTCGACTTGTCCATGGTTGAGCGTGCCAAGTCTGCTATCCGTAGACGTATCGCTGGAGCCATGGCTCATGACGTCGATCTGAACAATGGCCCTCTACCTGCCATGACATCCAACACTCGCGGCATGCCCAACCTTGAGGAGAACGACGTCTACCTTTACCCTGCCGGCATGAACGCCATTTTTAATGCCCACCGTGCGCTCCTTCATGCAAGAGAGCCAGCGCAGAGTATCAACTTTGGTTTCCCTTACGTGGACACACTCAAGATTCTGCAGAAGTTTGGCCCTGGATGTCTCTTCTACGGACACGCCTCTGCAGAAGacctcgatgatctcgaggCTCGACTCAAGAACGGCGAGCGGttcctcggcctcttctgCGAGTTCCCTGGAAACCCTCTGCTGACATGTCCTGACCTCACTCGCATCCGCAAACTGGCAGATGAATACGACTTCGCAGTCGTTGTCGACGAGACAATTGGCACatttgccaacatcaacgtcCTCCCTGTTGCAGACGTAGTCGTCAGCAGTctcaccaagatcttctcggGCGACTCTAATGTCATGGGTGGAGGGCTTGTTCTCAACCCTGATAGTAAGAATTACCGCACACTCAAGGCCACCATGAACGAAATATACGAAGACAACTACTGGCCCGAGgatgtcatcttcatggagAGGAACAGTCGCGACTTTGAGTCTCGAGTAGTCCGCATCAACGCGAATTCGGATGCCATCTGCGAAGTGCTACGAACACACCCCCTTGTTAAGAGCATTTACTACCCCAAGTACAATGACTCCAAGTCTCACTACGAAAAGGTCCGTCTACCGGATGGCGGATACGGCGGTCTACTTTCCGTTGTATTTCAGCAAAAGGAGCATGCTCAGGCCTTCTTTGACGCATTGCCTCTTGCAAAGGGACCAAGTCTGGGAACAAATTTCACCTTGGCTTCACCGTATGTTCTCCTTGCCCACTACCAGGAACTGGATTGGGCTGAGcagtttggtgttgatcccTATCTTGTTCGCGTGAGCGTCGGTTTAGAGGAGACCACTGAACTTCAAGACACTTTTACAAATGCCTTGAAGGCGGCTGAGGCTGTGTCGGTTACGAGCTGA